A part of Aegilops tauschii subsp. strangulata cultivar AL8/78 chromosome 2, Aet v6.0, whole genome shotgun sequence genomic DNA contains:
- the LOC109786007 gene encoding putative expansin-B14: protein MASSFFVAFAALASSCLLLLHSRSVSGWLDSGATWYYLREGAGTDGGACGYQGDVEKPPFSSIVTAAGPSIFKDGKGCGACYQVKCTGNAACFGRPVTVVVTDECPGGGPCLAEAAHFNLSGKTFGAMAKPGQADNLRDAGNIRIQYDRVPCKWRGLDIAFRVKAGSNPNYLAVLIDQESGDGDLSAVELQHRGGSWAPMQEFLGAVWKYSSGSTLQAPISIRLTSSSGKKLVASNVIPSSWQADRTYRSIVNY from the exons ATGGCTTCTTCTTTCTTCGTCGCTTTCGCGGCTCTAGCCAGCAGCTGCCTTCTCCTCCTCCATTCGCGCAGCGTCTCAGGTTGGCTCGACAGCGGCGCGACGTGGTATTATCTCCGCGAAGGCGCCGGCACCGACG GTGGTGCGTGCGGGTACCAGGGCGACGTGGAGAAGCCGCCGTTCTCCTCCATAGTCACGGCGGCCGGCCCCTCCATCTTCAAGGACGGCAAAGGCTGCGGCGCTTGCTATCAGGTTAAATGCACCGGCAACGCCGCTTGCTTCGGCCGCCCGGTGACCGTGGTTGTCACAGATGAGTGCCCCGGCGGCGGGCCGTGTCTGGCCGAGGCTGCCCACTTCAACCTCAGCGGGAAGACGTTCGGCGCCATGGCCAAGCCCGGCCAAGCCGACAACCTCCGCGACGCCGGCAACATTAGAATCCAGTACGACCG GGTTCCGTGCAAGTGGCGCGGGCTGGACATCGCCTTCAGAGTGAAGGCTGGCTCCAACCCGAACTATCTCGCGGTGCTCATCGATCAAGAGTCCGGCGACGGCGACCTGTCGGCGGTGGAGCTTCAGCACCGTGGTGGCAGCTGGGCGCCGATGCAGGAGTTCTTGGGCGCGGTGTGGAAGTACAGCTCCGGGTCCACCCTGCAGGCGCCCATATCGATCCGCCTCACCTCCAGCTCCGGCAAGAAACTCGTCGCCAGCAACGTCATCCCCTCCAGCTGGCAGGCCGACAGGACCTACCGATCCATCGTAAACTACTGA